GGTAAGAAattgtcatttgttttttctgtaaatggaCTGAAGTTTGGGAGGGTGGAAATGGGGAAAGAGTTCTCAATTTTCATAACTGTCAGTATGTGAACTGATAATCTTTATTTATTGATATCTAACAATGGTTGGGTATATCATTTCATACTAATGACTTAAATTTAAGGCATAAATTTTTATAATGGTATTGTGTGTCTCATTATTTTGTGAGTGAAATCTTGTTGGCCATCTTCATTAAGACTATTCCTAGATTTCAGTTAGTGTGGTGGTGGTACTTGTTGTTCCTCATAGTGTAAATACTGTTCCCCCAACCTCCATTATTAAATCTttctttatatctttatttttcactaACTGTTGAAAGTGAGCACTTGAGCCCATTTTTCACTGGCAGCCTAATCTTCCTTGCATGcatgttcctttctctctccttagTAATAATGAGAACACAGTGAATGCTTAATAATAACTTGGTCATGTCAATTCATATATAGTGTATTGATACTCTCCCAAAAAGCTGCCTTTGTTGTGATGTATTTTGATACATTTGTACTTGCACTTTTGGTGGTTCTTATATGTCCTAGAATGAGTTATTTTATCTGTTCTGAAAACTGGACTAAGACCCGTGAGACAGTTTCTGTATCGAGTTTTCAAGTATTCTTTTGCTTACTGTGTGTAACCTTTTTCATGAGGCATCAGGATATCCGGGAAGTGGAAAAACTGtggtgtaacttttttttttcttcctttcaggttTGCCCTTGTGGGTGTGGGATCAGAAGCATCCTCCAAAAAGTTGATGGATTTATTGCCTAAAAGAGAATTGCATGGGCAGAATCCTGTTGTAACTCCGTGTAATAAACAATTTCTGAGTCAGTTTGAAATGCAGTCAAGGAAAAGTAAGCCTTTCTTATGTGCTGTCTCggaaaaacagaagtttattCCAAAAGCAGTATGGCAGTTTTTCTCTGATATTTCTACACAGATTTTCATCTGATAATTTCTACACAGTTTAAAATAGCTATAAAATACTTACAGTCCAGGTGAATGAAGTTGCATCTTTGTTTAAAGATGATcctcttaaataaaaatttttaaaaatcacttaatacactgaagaaatgttattttagcaAGAGATAGCACTCCCTGAAAGAAGGTTGCAGCTTTGTGAAACTCTTGTCTTACAGTTGGAGAAGCTTTCTCAGTTTCTGGtggatgtaatttaaaaaaaagcacaagagcATTTAGGAATTCAATATCTGTAGACAAACTGGACTAAATTCTGATGTTTGGACAGGCTGTGCTTATGACAGAATGGGAAAGAGAGATTCTGTTGTGCTTTCCTCCAGCACCTTGTCTTGTGGTTCCCAGTTCTAATAGTTTGTGGCCTTGGGCTGCATTAAAGGGAGGACTGACAGTCTTCCCAGATGCTATTCCATTAGTATGGGGCATACTGGAACACTGCTGTATTTTAGTAAAGcactttttcctccccaaatgcTTTGTGTTTGGGTACCGAGTAACAAGTTGGTGCTCATAAGTCACACTTTAGTGCTGCATAAAACTTTAGATCAAGTGTTGAAAAGCTTTAACGTATTTTGATTTATGTAATTacacttttgcttttccattgcaGCCACACAGTCTGGCCAGATGTCTGGGGAAGGTAAAGCTGGTCCCCCAGGAGGAAGCTCACGAGCAGCATTTCCACCTAGTAATAGAGGGCGAGGCCGTTTTCCAGGTGCCATTCCAGGTGGAGACAGATTCCCTGgaccagcagggccaggagggccACCACCACCTTTCCCAGGTATAATAATTCATATGTggagtttgtttcatttgtgctTGTGTTAATGGAGCATACTTATTTGGGAAATTATAAAGATCAAGGCAACTCAGTAGTGTGCTATAATCAGTGTTCACAGCTGGATTGTAGGATTCGATTATATTTCTTTGTTGATATTCAAACAGGGAGTTGTACGTCCTAAATTTGATAGCAATATAATAACATCTTTTTAGAGACATTCTTTATAATGTGTCAATGTATGTATTTTTGAAGTATGAAAAAATTAAGATGGATCATGCTAGCAAGTAGACTTGTCTTTAGTGCAGCGTAGTTCAGATTTTCTGATTTGCTATATGGGTTGAGTATGCCTGTGTTGCAGACCATAAAGTAACTTTTCCTTACTGCATTACAAGTTTGCACATCatcagaaattcagctttgatTCATGCCCACTGACAGGTCAGTTAGTTGGCACTTAGAGTACCACAAATTTGAAGAGGAGGTGTTCATGTTTAGTCAGGTATCTGATATGGGAGAAATCTCTGTTAAACAATCAGGCTTGCATTGCAGTGAAGTTCTTATTTCAgcttaagtatttttaataaatgtcatTCAGTAGTAGATTGTCTACGAACAGTCAAAGGGACATGGTCAAATTGAAAAATCACTGATGAGGACCTGAAAGTAGGTTTGCGTACTGCATTTACCTTACCTTCCCTAATATAGCATTTCccctatttttaatatatattgtatCTTATGCCCCATATGAAATACTAGCTGCAGGTGTAAGTAGGATgcaatgttttctatttttgtaagcttttgggggttttggtaATGATATCATGTGATTAAGTGACTGGGGGGGTGAGCTGTCAGTTTTCAAGCTAGTGTTGTCCTCTTTAGATATTGATATTCAAGCAACTGTTAAAAATTTTCTAAGCTCCTGGACCCAAAGTGGGACCATGCATATCTTGTGTAAGTTCCAAATTGTTCAGTGagagttggtttggggttttttttttgttgtttttaagaataaaagaaaaggcaagaatttaaattattttgctaagtctttttatttctttattaactcttttttatttttattttttattttagctggaCAAACTCCCCCACGTCCACCTTTAGGTCCTCCTGGCCCACCAGGCCCACCAGGCCCTCCACCTCCTGGTCAGGTCCTCCCACCTCCATTAGCTGGACCTCCTAATCGTGGTGACCGTCCACCACCACCAGTTCTGTTTCCAGGACAGCCTTTTGGTCAGCCTCCACTTGGGCCACTTCCTCCAGGCCCTCCACCACCAGTTCCAGGCTATGGGCCACCACCAGGTCCGCCACCACCTCAGCAGGGTCCACCTCCACCTCCGGGTCCATTTCCCCCTCGTCCACCTGGCCCTCTTGGGCCACCCCTGACTCTTGCTCCTCCTCCACATCTCCCCGGGCCACCTCCAGGTGCTCCACCACCTGCACCACATGTGAATCCAGCTTTCTTCCCCCCACCTGCCAATAGTGGCATACCTACTTCAGACAGCCGTGGCCCACCTCCGACAGATCCATATGGCCGACCTCCACCATATGACAGAGGTGACTATGGGCCACCTGGAAGGTGAGTGCTTTTGGTGTAATGTGCTTGGTAGCAGATTTTACTCCTCTTGTAGGAAGCATTTGATACTCCCTTTTAATGCAAATgttagaaataatgaaaaataggcTAGAAGGGATCCCAACAGTTTTCTAATTTGCCCCTCTTCAGTTCTCTCGGTGAAATATCTCTCAGAAACCTGTTTGTGGCAGtaagaaaatcctgaaaagcaATACCAGTAATCTCACTTTCCCTTTTCAGCTCTGAACTGTTGGTCTTCACTGTTTGTATTTGGCAGTGTCATCATTCCATGTGTTCTACATGTAAACTTATATATTACTTCTTATGCAGCAGCTTCTGGTTGTGCTTCTGTCTTAACTTGAAATTCTGACTTGTACCTTTATCATCGTGCTTTGCAAGCTGTCTTTTTAGAATGCTCTggagttttcctttttgaatacGTTATATGTTGAGTATGGTGCCATACCAAGCTCACACCATTTTCatctttcagcagctctgcttgtcCCTTTTTTATCTTCAGGATTCAATTCAAAATTAGTCTTTGTCTCAAAAGCCAGGCGTGAATTTACTGGAAGACTTTAATCTTCCTTTCCTGTCAAGATGCTTCTGCTCATTTGGTGTAGTCTTGCTGTGTTTGTAGCAGTGGCTTTTGCTATGGTTAATCCTATCTGGGACAGCGTTCTTGAGTCTCTCTGACTTGACTTGTCAAGTTTTTCACAtcttatttgaaacattttttttcatctgtgctttCAAGCATCTCtgtcttgctgctgtttcttgaTTTTCACCATATTTGTATTTGTCACAGAAAATTTTGGGATAAAAGACAGACACTTTTTACATAGTTACATTTGGATTTTTCAGTTGTGATTTAACTGCTAGCATGAGAGACACTTCTCttgcttaaaatgttttctgcaaagaCACTTTGCTTTGATTCTTCTTTTATCACAAACTttaaacacccccacccccccccccccgcatctgTACATACTGTGTTCATACAGAAACTATAGAAATTCAAGCATTTGGCTTAATTGcctgaaatataataaaatgatacggtgttggttgttttttgatGGACAAAATCAAGGTTGTCTGCAGTTTATAGAAtgtctggggagggaaggagtggGAATAGGACAGTATAACTTACTGtccaatattttcattaataatgttAAAACTATCATCCATAACTATTTAAATTGTCATTAATTATATACCATAGGCGTTTCACTGGAAATAACATGTCCATAAGAGAAAAATTACATATTCCATTCTATGGGAGGCACACGAAAAATAATACTCAAAACTCAGGGAGGTATGAATTTTTAGACATTTCCTCTTATGCTAAACTGGCTATAGGATCTTGTTCCACTTCTTGCAATTAAGAGGATAGCATTGcttattattctgcattttctttctaccAGAAGAACTAACACTGTTCTAGAAATATCAAGCAGTGGGCCAGTTTAACAGTCTCAACTTTTGTCTCTAACACATTTCTCCAAATTTTCTATATGATACAGAGACTGACTAATAGGACACTGCAAAACTTTTGGGAAAATTTTTGTATAGGTTAACTTCTGTTACTTTGGAAACCCTATATAGGTAGCTaataattaaagtaaaaaaatgtaatgagtaCGAGGATTCTGCTTTATTGCTTCCTCGTTACTGTGACTGGTTTGGAGATCAAATTGGAGCACTTTGAACAtgaccagaaataaaaaaacaaaattagctGTAAAATGTTGAAGTATCATTCAGAAAATTGAGTGTTTTAAAGATGATAgactgtatttgcttttcataagTTAAAGCATTCTGGTCTTAGTTAAGATCTGGGAAACAGGATCATATAGTTCTAATTCCAGTACTGTTATAAAAATGATCTCTAATTTTGCTCAAAGTCGCATTGCCTATGTACATGTATTTCCACCTCCATTCAATTGGGATAATATCTACTTACATGCCTTCAAGGATTTtatgaaaattataaatatttgtaaagcacaATATTGAAGTGCTGCTGAATCTTCAAAATAGATGGGATGAACAAGAATAAGTCTATTTATACAGCAATGTCTTAattgttttttaccttttttttttttttagctttcaggATTTTTATACTGTAACATGGTCcttaacaaaaaacaaaaccaaacccagatcctgctttcttttctgtttgtcactTTGCTTAAAGTTGCAAACTTGGATTGTTAAAGCTGCAATGATATCTTCTTAAGTTTTTCTTAACCTTTTAAATACTAGTTTTATTGCTTGCAGAGAAATGGATGCTGCAAGGACACCTCTAAGTGAAGCAGAATTTGAAGAAATCATGAATAGAAATAGGGCCATCTCAAGCAGTGCCATTTCGAGAGCTGTATCAGATGCCAGTGCTGGTTAGTAAAACTCGATTAATGTGTTTGCTATTCTACCCAACTGGAAAGAGTTTATGGTTTTTCTATTAGGAAACTTACAGCCCTGAAGCCATGTTTTCCTAATAGGAGGCTGAATTTACATACAACCTATGAATGATTTTGTACTGTGCTCCAATTAGTTTCTGAGAATGCCTTCTGAGTACTGATCTGGACAGTATTTTAATAGTTGGGTCGACAGTAAATGGTCTGGATGGCTGTTGAAGAGAAGATACTCGAAATGGTAATACTGTTAcagataaaaatctttgttttaatttgcataattttctGATCATGATCTTATATCATTTTCAGGGGACTATGGAAGTGCTATAGAGACCTTGGTAACTGCAATTTCCTTAATTAAACAGTCCAAAGTATCTGCAGATGATCGCTGTAAAGTACTTATTAGCTCTCTTCAGGACTGCCTTCATGGAATTGAGTCCAAGTCTTATGGTTCTGGATCCAGGTAAAACTTTCCTCTTCCATCTGCCCTTACTTATAAAAGGGAAGGTGTAGCACAGGACTAATTCACAGAGAAGAAACGAAGTCATGTAAGAAGCTTAGTGATTTGCTGAGTTGCACAAGAAGTGTGTGAAAGAACCAAATAGGGGTTTCCCAAACTCAGCTGCCTTTTAGTTAACCCTCTTTTCAAAATTGATCTGACTAGCTTAAGTTTAACTCTTAAGTTTTATTTAGTGTCCTTTCCTACATGGTACTCTTGCAATGTGTAGGCTTCAAAGTAGAATTATCCTTTATCAATTAAGATGTCCAGTGCGTGATTTTTATTAGAATTTGTTACTGAAAATTAAGGTTGAGGATATTTGccaattttaattttgcttaaaaGTCATTTTCTCCACACTTGTCATAGTAGAAATACACTTGAGTTGGGGGGAAGAAACGTTGGGCAGAATGATTTTGCCTGTTGTCCTTTGTCATATAATCTAAAAATTGAGAGTAGGTAGATGTGAAATTCATGGACTCTTCTACCTAGTACAAATAAGAGActgatatttctttcaaaacttaaATAATGCCCCTTTCAGAGTTAGCACGAACACTGAGCCTCTAGTTCATTTCGATACTGTAGCAGTAGTGTAGTTGGCCTtgaatattaaaaacacagacaGCTGGTTTTGGCACATACTTTCAGTACACAGATTAGCAGCCATGTTGTTAGTGATCGTTTGAGGGATGGTGCATTCCCCCAGCTGATTTCAGCCATCTCGTCCTCCATTCTGATTATGTACTTTCTGACTTTTCCTTGATAGATTAGAAAGTGGATGCCCCTTATTATCTGACTGAGTTCTTAGCTACCACCTTTTATACCAGCTATCTTTCACGTTATATGCAAAAACATATCTGCATCACAGTGAACAGATATTTCTCTTGTATCCTTTTTTGATGAAATCGATACTCATAAACAGAATACAAAACTGCCATGCGGATAGCTTGTATTTTGAAGAAGAATTTaatgaagtaatttcttttagAAGACGTGAGCGATCCAGAGAGAGGGACCACAGTAGGTCACGAGAAAAAAGTAGGCGCCACAAATCACGTAGTAGAGATCGTCATGATGACTATTATCGGGAAAGAAGCCGTGAAAGAGAGAGGCATCGTGATCGTGACAGAGATCGCGACAGAGAacgagacagagagagagaatatcGTCATCGTTAAAGAAGGTGAGCATTTGTTTCATGTTCTTGAACTTTACTGTTACTGACTTACTAAAAGTAACTACTCTAGGTTTGGGATTATTTACACCATTAATATCTGCATTTAAATGGTCCTGCAGTATGTACTGAATCACTTTCTTCTTGCAGCATCTGACATGAACGTAGGTAAGTAATGACAGGTAACTGGTCTTGGAAGGGAGGGAGTATTTGTGTGATTAACTTCTGCAGTTTGCATGCTGCCTTTTTAATTTTAGGTGGTattaatatttgcagtttttaTGAAATGCAATTAAACCAATTCTTAAAAAAGCAGTAAGACAGACTGGTAAGTCTGCTCTCTTTGTAATCTTAGAAGATTATATTAAATTTATGGttgtatttcttatttgtattttaaaatactgattttgtattttaaaaactacttgTGTAACGACTGCAGCATTGAGTCCTTCATATGTCGTGTGTGGATTATTTCAATTTAGGGAACAAATGTACATACAGTTGCTGTCCTTGCACAAGTAGGgcgttgtttttgttttgttttgtgtttttttttcttttccagtgagtTTTACTCAAATTCAGGAAATATAGCCAGACTTTGCTCTTTAATTTATGAAATATGACCTGTCAGTATCTTCTGCCTTCTAGGTAAATTCAGGTGTTATCTTCAATAAGATTTATGATCAGTTGTTCCCCACCACCCTGATGTTTCATTCCCTCCCCCCTCTGATAGTAAAGTCATTTTCTGAAGACTAGTAAACAAATGTATGACATAAggattgtttcttttctggttgTTCACAAACTAATGTGTTATTTTATTTCGTATATCTGCAGTCTTGCATGCATCAAATGTCTAGATAGCTACAGAGTAGCATGCTAAATAATAAATACTACTTTTTTCAGTGTACTGCTGAGAGctttaaaatacatagaaatgtTCATCACGTTATATAATGTACCATTTTGAGGATTGGGAATTCAAGCTACCCATGATTCCTTATATTTGACAATTGGGAGAAACCCTACCTATTAGTTTCTCTGCagtagtctttttttccctttttagaagaATTTCCCACTACATCTACACTAAAATTGAAGCTTGCAGACTTGCCTGTCTGCCCAGCTTCCATTTCATTTAGTTTCCAGATTTGCATGTGGTATTTGTTCATGGAAGTTAATTTACAGCAGTTAAATAGAGCAAACCTTTTTAGAAATCATATAAAATGTAGTGTACTCCTAagtgaaaacataattttgtgttagttaaatttcagtttttcagtcagGCTTTTGTGTCACTGACTCCTTTGGGAGAGAACAAATTCTGATACTAAATGCTCTAGTCTGTTGAGTATTAAGTGGGATGTTGTTTTGGGTTCATATACTGACAGGGACACACAAAGCAGCAGTCAACCTAGAGAAGGGGAGTCAAAGGCTTAAGCAGGAAGGTGAAACGTGGCAGCTGAAATAAAGTTGGCAGTATATATCTGTTAATGCCACTTTTTGTCATAAAAAATGGATTGGTAGAAATATTTCTGCAATTGCATAAAATAGCAAATGTGGTTCTTAATTGTGCAATAtcagaacataaaaatatagatttaacaaaaggaaatgtaGTTTCTTTTGTTGAACTAGATTTTTACCttttatgataaatatttgtGATATTTGCAAATAGTTGTTATTATTAGGAGGTAGTCATTGAGCTGAGTGATGGATGCCTTTCCAGagtgttttctttccagtggagATTAGCAAGCCATACTAAAAATTGTTAATAACCTGGAATTTAAGATGAAGTATGccaagggtaaaaaaaaaatatatatatctagctttaatttttgtgtatttagTGTTGTGCATATAGATACGGAGTTTCTGTACCAAGTACAGGTTCCCTACCCTGTCACCCCAAGAAAACATATCAAATAGCATTAGGttgcattttataattttcaAAGCACAATTTTAAAATGGGACTGTGGTTTCAGTCTCAGCTCAGGTGGGATTTATATATGCAACTTCCTTCAACTTTGTTGTGTGCTGggacttctcttttctttcagggGGGTTGCATAGGTAAGATTCCcttgtggaaagaagaaaataggtgCTAAATACTTGATTTAAAGGGCAAATTTAGTATTCTGCatgtaaatgaaagcatttggtatttttttaaagttaagttGTAAACATTTTGTCTCGTTGCTGTCTTAACAAAGAAGGGCTttattgtagttttgtttttatatctatacacacacacacacacacacacacacacacacacaaaagaaatacagttttatctCCTGGTTTGTATGTTTCATTTTCACTAAGATGTATGTTGCCATACATTTTTTGTTTCGTTCTTTACATTGATTAATATTCATAAACGGATTTAACAGTCTCAGTCATTTAATAAATATCAGCAGTGCTGAAAAGAGTTACTCCCCATATTACTGTGTTTTGCCAGATAACATGAAGTTGCCTCTGTGCCTGCAACCTATGAATGGCACCTATACTTCTCCTTGTTGTGTACCTATAGTCATAACTGTGATACTGTACTGgcattttttttgaagtgttacACATCTAGTTTAGAAGGATTTTAAAGGTCCATTGTGAACATTTTTGTATACAGTGAAAATCAGTTTGTACTGTATTACATTTATAGAGATGGGTTAAATTGGAATAACTTAATAAATGtgtttataataataaaactCTATTAAAAAGTTCAGATGTACCATAGCAGGTATTTACACTTCTGTTTGTACACttcatgatttaaaattaaattcttgcAAGATTTTGTGCCTTCACTTGAGTAAGGCTTCATGTACATTGATAATCCATTCTACAGAATTACTATAAACTGAATGTTTCCTTGAAACACCTTGCCTTTGCTTGTAGAAAGCCTATagatataaaagagaaaaatagatttAAGACAAATGTCTAACTTGTATTAGTCAAGAAAACTAAGAATCCAATAGAATGATATTTAGAAGGATTAACAGCAAAATTAATGTGTACAAACAGAATAGTAATGGAACTTCATCAGCATGAGTCCTGACTCTTTTTTTAGACAGatctttttttagtttaactGATACTCAGTGATGTATTTCTAGCTGACACATTGTCCCAATCTTAATCTGTCTGAATTTCTATAACTGCT
The genomic region above belongs to Mycteria americana isolate JAX WOST 10 ecotype Jacksonville Zoo and Gardens chromosome 1, USCA_MyAme_1.0, whole genome shotgun sequence and contains:
- the CPSF6 gene encoding cleavage and polyadenylation specificity factor subunit 6 isoform X1 gives rise to the protein MADGVDHIDIYADVGEEFNQEAEYGGHDQIDLYDDVISPSANNGDAPEDRDYMDSLPPSVGDDVGKGAAPNVVYTYTGKRIALYIGNLTWWTTDEDLTEAVHSLGVNDILEIKFFENRANGQSKGFALVGVGSEASSKKLMDLLPKRELHGQNPVVTPCNKQFLSQFEMQSRKTTQSGQMSGEGKAGPPGGSSRAAFPPSNRGRGRFPGAIPGGDRFPGPAGPGGPPPPFPAGQTPPRPPLGPPGPPGPPGPPPPGQVLPPPLAGPPNRGDRPPPPVLFPGQPFGQPPLGPLPPGPPPPVPGYGPPPGPPPPQQGPPPPPGPFPPRPPGPLGPPLTLAPPPHLPGPPPGAPPPAPHVNPAFFPPPANSGIPTSDSRGPPPTDPYGRPPPYDRGDYGPPGRRFTGNNMSIREKLHIPFYGRHTKNNTQNSGREMDAARTPLSEAEFEEIMNRNRAISSSAISRAVSDASAGDYGSAIETLVTAISLIKQSKVSADDRCKVLISSLQDCLHGIESKSYGSGSRRRERSRERDHSRSREKSRRHKSRSRDRHDDYYRERSRERERHRDRDRDRDRERDREREYRHR
- the CPSF6 gene encoding cleavage and polyadenylation specificity factor subunit 6 isoform X2, which codes for MADGVDHIDIYADVGEEFNQEAEYGGHDQIDLYDDVISPSANNGDAPEDRDYMDSLPPSVGDDVGKGAAPNVVYTYTGKRIALYIGNLTWWTTDEDLTEAVHSLGVNDILEIKFFENRANGQSKGFALVGVGSEASSKKLMDLLPKRELHGQNPVVTPCNKQFLSQFEMQSRKTTQSGQMSGEGKAGPPGGSSRAAFPPSNRGRGRFPGAIPGGDRFPGPAGPGGPPPPFPAGQTPPRPPLGPPGPPGPPGPPPPGQVLPPPLAGPPNRGDRPPPPVLFPGQPFGQPPLGPLPPGPPPPVPGYGPPPGPPPPQQGPPPPPGPFPPRPPGPLGPPLTLAPPPHLPGPPPGAPPPAPHVNPAFFPPPANSGIPTSDSRGPPPTDPYGRPPPYDRGDYGPPGRRFTGNNMSIREKLHIPFYGRHTKNNTQNSGREMDAARTPLSEAEFEEIMNRNRAISSSAISRAVSDASAGDYGSAIETLVTAISLIKQSKVSADDRCKVLISSLQDCLHGIESKSYGSGSRRERSRERDHSRSREKSRRHKSRSRDRHDDYYRERSRERERHRDRDRDRDRERDREREYRHR
- the CPSF6 gene encoding cleavage and polyadenylation specificity factor subunit 6 isoform X5; translated protein: MADGVDHIDIYADVGEEFNQEAEYGGHDQIDLYDDVISPSANNGDAPEDRDYMDSLPPSVGDDVGKGAAPNVVYTYTGKRIALYIGNLTWWTTDEDLTEAVHSLGVNDILEIKFFENRANGQSKGFALVGVGSEASSKKLMDLLPKRELHGQNPVVTPCNKQFLSQFEMQSRKTTQSGQMSGEGKAGPPGGSSRAAFPPSNRGRGRFPGAIPGGDRFPGPAGPGGPPPPFPAGQTPPRPPLGPPGPPGPPGPPPPGQVLPPPLAGPPNRGDRPPPPVLFPGQPFGQPPLGPLPPGPPPPVPGYGPPPGPPPPQQGPPPPPGPFPPRPPGPLGPPLTLAPPPHLPGPPPGAPPPAPHVNPAFFPPPANSGIPTSDSRGPPPTDPYGRPPPYDRGDYGPPGREMDAARTPLSEAEFEEIMNRNRAISSSAISRAVSDASAGDYGSAIETLVTAISLIKQSKVSADDRCKVLISSLQDCLHGIESKSYGSGSRRERSRERDHSRSREKSRRHKSRSRDRHDDYYRERSRERERHRDRDRDRDRERDREREYRHR
- the CPSF6 gene encoding cleavage and polyadenylation specificity factor subunit 6 isoform X4, giving the protein MADGVDHIDIYADVGEEFNQEAEYGGHDQIDLYDDVISPSANNGDAPEDRDYMDSLPPSVGDDVGKGAAPNVVYTYTGKRIALYIGNLTWWTTDEDLTEAVHSLGVNDILEIKFFENRANGQSKGFALVGVGSEASSKKLMDLLPKRELHGQNPVVTPCNKQFLSQFEMQSRKTTQSGQMSGEGKAGPPGGSSRAAFPPSNRGRGRFPGAIPGGDRFPGPAGPGGPPPPFPAGQTPPRPPLGPPGPPGPPGPPPPGQVLPPPLAGPPNRGDRPPPPVLFPGQPFGQPPLGPLPPGPPPPVPGYGPPPGPPPPQQGPPPPPGPFPPRPPGPLGPPLTLAPPPHLPGPPPGAPPPAPHVNPAFFPPPANSGIPTSDSRGPPPTDPYGRPPPYDRGDYGPPGREMDAARTPLSEAEFEEIMNRNRAISSSAISRAVSDASAGDYGSAIETLVTAISLIKQSKVSADDRCKVLISSLQDCLHGIESKSYGSGSRRRERSRERDHSRSREKSRRHKSRSRDRHDDYYRERSRERERHRDRDRDRDRERDREREYRHR
- the CPSF6 gene encoding cleavage and polyadenylation specificity factor subunit 6 isoform X3 translates to MEAEYGGHDQIDLYDDVISPSANNGDAPEDRDYMDSLPPSVGDDVGKGAAPNVVYTYTGKRIALYIGNLTWWTTDEDLTEAVHSLGVNDILEIKFFENRANGQSKGFALVGVGSEASSKKLMDLLPKRELHGQNPVVTPCNKQFLSQFEMQSRKTTQSGQMSGEGKAGPPGGSSRAAFPPSNRGRGRFPGAIPGGDRFPGPAGPGGPPPPFPAGQTPPRPPLGPPGPPGPPGPPPPGQVLPPPLAGPPNRGDRPPPPVLFPGQPFGQPPLGPLPPGPPPPVPGYGPPPGPPPPQQGPPPPPGPFPPRPPGPLGPPLTLAPPPHLPGPPPGAPPPAPHVNPAFFPPPANSGIPTSDSRGPPPTDPYGRPPPYDRGDYGPPGRRFTGNNMSIREKLHIPFYGRHTKNNTQNSGREMDAARTPLSEAEFEEIMNRNRAISSSAISRAVSDASAGDYGSAIETLVTAISLIKQSKVSADDRCKVLISSLQDCLHGIESKSYGSGSRRRERSRERDHSRSREKSRRHKSRSRDRHDDYYRERSRERERHRDRDRDRDRERDREREYRHR